A window from Heteronotia binoei isolate CCM8104 ecotype False Entrance Well chromosome 15, APGP_CSIRO_Hbin_v1, whole genome shotgun sequence encodes these proteins:
- the LOC132583053 gene encoding LOW QUALITY PROTEIN: olfactory receptor 10G6-like (The sequence of the model RefSeq protein was modified relative to this genomic sequence to represent the inferred CDS: inserted 1 base in 1 codon), with protein sequence MAFAPYPRGVFVQQPVEAFRQGCLGSQNVAYYRYRVRIILKCPIYGALIISADPHLSVGLNRRDYWGFPRGIFYGFQYPLSHKAVQFGLYLWLEREWNPPGLEPNRSDCGVQRSSWCTASDRALGKVFEVLLNATASLKALCRCPNQKAPAVFIISGFSFPKELKVLLLLFFLIMYILTLCXNSLIVWVVASDVQLHKPMYWFLCQLSFLDMGFSSVLFPRLIAGLFPGGKIISFGECICQVFSLNSIGCAECLLYTIMSCDHFIAICKAPHYSHIMHWRACLTLCLGSIIGGCVNSVLKTTLTFQLPYGWNNQIDYIFCDIPALLKLPCMDTTLNEIVIFVDVSLVAVTCFILILPSYVYIVSAILRISSSEGHRRAFSTCSAHITVVVIYYVPIVFCYLRPASQDYMDAVLSVFYTTVTPFLNPVIYTFRNKEMKATLSKLWVGNPKISSSEGRHRAFSTCSAHITVVVIYYVLVVFHYLRPASQDSVDVIYTFRNKEMKAALLKLWVGNPS encoded by the exons ATGGCGTTTGCCCCATACCCAAGGGGCgtgtttgtccagcagcctgTGGAGGCGTTCCGCcaaggctgcctt GGCTCCCAGAACGTGGCTTATTACCGGTACCGGGTACGGATTATCTTGAAGTGCCCTATTTATGGTGCACTTATAATCAGCGCAGATCCGCACCTCTCCGTTGGGCTTAACCGGCGtgactattggggtttcccacGTGGCATATTCTACGGGTTCCAGTACCCCTTGAGCCATAAGGCGGTCCAGTTCGGCCTCTATCTttggcttgagcgcgaatggaacccgcctggccttgagcctAATCGGTCGGACTGTGGGGTCCAGCG ATCCTCGTGGTGCACGGCGTCCgaccgggccttggggaaggtcttCGAGGTCCTCTTGAACGCCACGGCCTCGCTGAAAGCGctctgtagg TGTCCAAATCAAAAAGCACCGGCTGTGTTCATCATCTCAGGCTTCTCATTCCCCAAAGAACTGAAGGTGCTACTGTTACTCTTCTTCTTGATCATGTACATTCTGACTCTCT GAAATTCCCTGATTGTCTGGGTGGTGGCATCTGATGTTCAGTTGCACAAGCCCATGTACTGGTTCCTCTGTCAGTTGTCCTTCCTGGATATGGGTTTTTCCTCTGTTCTGTTCCCCAGATTGATTGCAGGTTTATTCCCTGGTGGGAAAATCATCTCTTTTGGAGAATGTATATGTCAAGTATTCTCTCTGAATTCCATCGGATGTGCTGAATGTCTCCTTTACACCATTATGTCTTGCGACCACTTCATTGCGATCTGCAAGGCCCCCCACTACAGCCACATCATGCATTGGAGAGCCTGCCTCACTCTCTGTTTGGGTTCCATCATCGGAGGCTGCGTGAACTCAGTGTTAAAGACGACCCTCACCTTTCAATTGCCCTATGGATGGAACAACCAGATCGACTACATCTTTTGTGACATCCCTGCCCTGCTGAAGCTGCCTTGTATGGACACAACTCTCAATGAGATAGTGATCTTTGTGGATGTCAGCTTGGTGGCTGTAACCTGCTTCATCCTTATCCTCCCCTCCTATGTCTATATTGTCTCTGCCATTTTGAGGATCAGCAGCAGTGAAGGGCATCGCCGGGCCTTCTCCACATGCTCAGCCCACATCACTGTGGTAGTAATCTATTATGTCCCCATTGTTTTCTGTTACCTGAGGCCAGCATCTCAGGACTACATGGATGCTGTGTTGAGCGTGTTCTACACCACAGTAACCCCATTTCTGAATCCTGTCATCTACACATTCAGGAATAAAGAGATGAAGGCCACTCTGTCAAAACTGTGGGTTGGGAATCCCAA GATCAGCAGCAGTGAAGGGCGTCACCGGGCCTTCTCCACGTGCTCAGCCCACATCACTGTGGTCGTTATCTATTATGTCCTGGTCGTTTTCCATTACTTGAGGCCAGCATCTCAGGACTCCGTGGATGTCATCTACACATTCAGGAATAAAGAGATGAAGGCCGCTCTGTTAAAACTGTGGGTTGGGAACCCCAGTTAA